The Kribbella sp. NBC_00662 nucleotide sequence ATCAGCCGATCAGCGACGCGAAGGTGCTGACCGGGCGGCAGCGGCCGATGACCGAGATCGTGTTCCTGTTCGCGGAGATCGCGACCGAGCAGGACCAGCACGGGATCGGGTTCAGCTACTCCAAGCGCGCCGGCGGTCCGGCGCAGTACGCGCATGCGAAGGAGATCGCGGCCGGGTTGATCGGCGAGGATCCGTCGGACATCGCGAAGGTGTACGACAAACTGCTGTGGGCCGGTGCATCGGTCGGACGATCCGGGGTTGCGACGCAGGCGATCGCGGCGATCGACATCGCACTCTGGGACCTGAAGGCGAAGCGGGCCGACCTCCCGCTGGCCAAATTGCTCGGCGCGCATCGGGACTCGGTCCGTGCCTACAACACGTCCGGCGGGTTCCTGCACGCGCCGATCGAAGAGGTCAAGGAGCGCGCCTCGAAGTCCCTCGCCGACGGCATCGGCGGGATCAAGATCAAGGTCGGCCAGCCCGACACCCGGATCGATCTCGAACGGGTCCGTGCCGTCCGCGAGCACCTCGGCGACGACGTACCGCTGATGGTCGACGCGAACCAGCAGTGGGACCGCCCGACCGCGCTACGTTTCGGGCGGGTGCTGGAGCAGTTCGACCTGGTCTGGATCGAGGAGCCGCTCGACGCGTACGACGCCGTCGGCCACGCGGAGCTCGCGGCGGCGCTGGACACTCCGATCGCGACCGGCGAGATGTTGTCGAGCGTCGGCGAACACGTCCGGCTGATCGAGGCGCGGGCTGCCGACATCATCCAGCCGGACGCACCACGCATCGGTGGCATCACGCCTTTCCTGAAGCTGGCGACGCTTGCCGACCACAACGGGCTGCAACTGGCTCCGCACTTCGCGATGGAGATTCACCTGCACCTGGCGGCTGCCTATCCGCGCGAGCCCTGGGTCGAGCACTTCGAGTGGCTGAATCCCTTGTTCAACGAGAGGC carries:
- a CDS encoding mandelate racemase/muconate lactonizing enzyme family protein, which encodes MDRTRQVRLSSVVLPLDQPISDAKVLTGRQRPMTEIVFLFAEIATEQDQHGIGFSYSKRAGGPAQYAHAKEIAAGLIGEDPSDIAKVYDKLLWAGASVGRSGVATQAIAAIDIALWDLKAKRADLPLAKLLGAHRDSVRAYNTSGGFLHAPIEEVKERASKSLADGIGGIKIKVGQPDTRIDLERVRAVREHLGDDVPLMVDANQQWDRPTALRFGRVLEQFDLVWIEEPLDAYDAVGHAELAAALDTPIATGEMLSSVGEHVRLIEARAADIIQPDAPRIGGITPFLKLATLADHNGLQLAPHFAMEIHLHLAAAYPREPWVEHFEWLNPLFNERLETVDGRMLVPDRPGLGFTTSEQCARWTVDSCEFR